Genomic segment of Nitrospirota bacterium:
TCAGACGGAATCATGGGACAGACAATGGAGCCCCTGTTTCAAACCCCTTATGAGAAGCCTTCACTACCTGAAAAAACATGGGCATTAAGGGGTGCAAAAGGCAGGGCACCAAATGTCATAAAAACCCTTTATATGGCAGAAGGAGAGCTTGAGGAAAAAAACATGGCAAGGCAAGCTAAATATAAAAAAATAAAAGAAAACGAGGTCTTGTTCGAGGAACTGCAAACAGACGATGCGGACATTATTGTGGTTGCCTTTGGAGTGTCTGCAAGACTTGCCCTGCCTGCACAAAGAAAACTCAGAAAAGAGGGCATTAAAATTGGGCTTTTCAGACCAATAACGCTTTTCCCATTTCCAGAGAAACAGATAAGCAGTCTTGCAAAAAGGGTCAAGAGGTTCGTAGTAGTAGAGTTGAATGCAGGACAGATGGTTGAGGATGTGAGGCAATATGTTTGTGGAAAGGCAGAGGTAGTGCTTTATGGAAGGCCTGGAGGCTCCATAGTGACTGCCGAAGAGGTATACGAGAAGCTAAAAGAAATAACCTCTTAAACCGCTTTGGAAAAATAAAAACAGTTTAAAATTGCCGATAGAAATCCTCTCAACCGTGATACAAAAATGTTAAATTAATCTATGAGTAGGA
This window contains:
- a CDS encoding 3-methyl-2-oxobutanoate dehydrogenase subunit VorB; amino-acid sequence: MKKVLMKGNEAVAESAIQAGCRFYAGYPITPQNEIPEYMSWRMQDVGGTFIQAESEISAINMVYGASSAGQRAMTSSSSPGISLKQEGISFLASAELPAVIVNMQRGGPGLGNISGSQADYFQAVKGGGHGDYKCLVYAPYSVQELWDLTMLAFDRADLYRNPVIILSDGIMGQTMEPLFQTPYEKPSLPEKTWALRGAKGRAPNVIKTLYMAEGELEEKNMARQAKYKKIKENEVLFEELQTDDADIIVVAFGVSARLALPAQRKLRKEGIKIGLFRPITLFPFPEKQISSLAKRVKRFVVVELNAGQMVEDVRQYVCGKAEVVLYGRPGGSIVTAEEVYEKLKEITS